GCTCCAACAGCTGTGCGCCTACGAGTCGGGTTtcctctttggcttttcccctttgtttttccaatgtgttttttgtgcttctgtttctgtttctgttgttgtttgctgttggcaAGGATATTGGGTTGAGCGCTTTTTTGGTGTTTGGCCTATTTCGCAGCCACAGTCGAGCCAAGAGGCGAGCTGGCAACAAATGTCATCGAGATATGTGAGTGGGTTAGGCCTCAGACTTCAAGctgccttttggtttttgtctttagcaaatattttcacatcTTTCGGGACGTCCCCCCAACAAGTGTGTTTAATGTGCAAACGGAAGGAGCCCTTTTTGGTCTTTTTtcaatttagtttttggtatATGACAGATTTTGTTGCGCAAAACTTTGCCCTGGGCAGCAGTTTTTAATAGGCTTCACAGATTGTTTTTGggtaaatataataaataagaTAAAGTGTGTTGAGGGAGGAACTAGAACCCCAGAAGGAGGTTCTATTCGGAGAGGAATTAATGGGGAAAAAGGGGACTCCATGAAGCcctttttctgctctttttatGGTTgcaaaatttcattgaaatacGATAAAAATTCCTAGagtttttcatatattttttgccACTCCAAAACTTGTTCAAATTCTTACCAAAAATCCACAACAACTTCCCATCCTTTTTGACTAGTCCAAGAATTAGAACGCTGTCATTTAACCCCTCCAAAAAGCTGAAACATTGATCTAGTCCCAACACAGTTTCGGTTTTAGCCAAAAAGTGAACTTTGCACTTTTActtgtattaaatatttacgaCAACGCTCCAGTCAGCGCAGAGACAAGAGAAAGCAAAGACGAGCAGCAAAGTGGGAGGGGAAGTGGAGCGGGGAGTGTAAAATCAGACTCCAAAGGCAAAGTGAAATCCAAGCTAAATGGAATTCACTTAGCCATggcagatgatgatgacagGAACGTTGCTGCTGAGCTGTGGCAACGGgacttctctctttctctctcccacccTGCTCTATCGACGTGAGCGAGCGCCGCGCCTCTGCCACGCTGCTCTATCGACGCGTTCGCCGTGACTCGCCCTGCTTGAGTATCTCCTGCAGGCGTCGTCTTTCCGCGGCACTGAGAACCTGAGAACAAACAGCAAGCAGTAGCCGGGAGTACACGCTCCTCGTAGCTGTGATATTTTACCTGCTCGAGGGTCTCCAGCGTTGAGTTGATTTCCTGCTTCGAGTGCAATGGCAGCCAGAGCGTGGTTATGGCAAAGGTTCTGTTTGCGGAATTTCTTTTAATTGTTAAGTGGATTTTGGTTGTGTTTCTGGCTCTCTCTCACCTGTGCACCCGCATCGCATCGATGGCGCAGCTTTGCATCTCCTCGTGCTTGGCCATTTCGCGGCGGAAACGTTCGTTGTATCTCCGGAATGCGGCCATGTAACGCTGGCGACAAATATCGGCGCTGggaaattgcaaaatgtttgccattaaATCAACaggaaattgcaattttcacacaatttGATTTGAGTTCGCTGCTCACTTACTAGGTTAGCTCCTTCTCGTCCGGCGGAGGGCGTTGCCCGAAGCCAACGCGTCTGGCCAGCAGCACTCGATACCATTGCTTCTGCAGCGCATTCATTGGCCGCTTGAAGGGGTTCTCAGCCGGCATtcccaccgccaccgccgtcTTCGTCGTTGCATTCTTGTTGACTCGCAGCTTATCCATTTGCCGTTACAGTTTTTTGCTCACTGCTTGCTCACCGCTGGGCATTCGCTCTCaaaactgactgactgaagaGCACACGGATAGAGTGCAGCTGGGGCTTGTTTGTGGCGGCGGTTGGCAGGGGGAGTTTATCGAACCAACAAGCCAACAATGGCTTACGGGGGATACAGCCAAGTGGTTGCCACAGACATCAGCAGCTGTTGCACATGCGAATTGtttgctcttcctcctccaccttcTGGGCATTTGGAATGAAGTTGTCTGGCTGTGATTTGCCATCGAGTGAGCGAGTCAACACTGAATGTGGGTTAAAGTGTAGAGAATGGCTGAAATGCCGGGCAATGGCTTTCGATGAGTGAAATTCCCGCTCAGATGTGCATTTGCTTGATTAAAGTGTACGAAAAGTGAAGA
The sequence above is a segment of the Drosophila subobscura isolate 14011-0131.10 chromosome U, UCBerk_Dsub_1.0, whole genome shotgun sequence genome. Coding sequences within it:
- the LOC117900986 gene encoding uncharacterized protein LOC117900986, whose product is MDKLRVNKNATTKTAVAVGMPAENPFKRPMNALQKQWYRVLLARRVGFGQRPPPDEKELTYADICRQRYMAAFRRYNERFRREMAKHEEMQSCAIDAMRVHRTFAITTLWLPLHSKQEINSTLETLEQVLSAAERRRLQEILKQGESRRTRR